One segment of Mycolicibacterium sp. YH-1 DNA contains the following:
- a CDS encoding Mur ligase domain-containing protein → MTGVARLLLSSGVAVSGSDTIESANVHLLRELGAQVFVGHHSANLPDVEVTVVISTAIRQENPELVAARQRQLPVMVRAEALAALMANHRAICIAGSAGKTSTTSMLTVALQHTGLDPSYAIGAELIGSRTSAHLGTGDVFVTEADESDRTFVAFSPEIAVVTNAGADHLDFYGTKEAYAAAFDEFAAAAKLAVKSVMNTRQLSGGVGLVLQLGSSETVNVVATSSGLVERQGRMQCVRGSGDRR, encoded by the coding sequence ATGACTGGCGTCGCGCGCCTGTTGCTGAGCAGCGGTGTTGCGGTGTCCGGCTCTGACACGATCGAGTCGGCGAACGTCCATCTGTTGCGCGAACTTGGTGCACAGGTGTTCGTAGGGCACCATTCCGCCAATCTTCCCGACGTCGAGGTTACGGTCGTCATCTCCACGGCCATTCGGCAGGAAAACCCAGAACTTGTGGCGGCGCGGCAGCGCCAGCTACCGGTCATGGTCCGAGCGGAGGCGCTTGCCGCGTTGATGGCCAATCATCGCGCCATATGCATCGCGGGCTCGGCGGGGAAAACATCCACCACCTCGATGCTCACCGTGGCTCTTCAACACACTGGCTTGGACCCAAGCTATGCCATCGGCGCCGAGCTGATCGGATCACGGACTAGTGCCCATCTCGGGACGGGAGACGTCTTCGTCACCGAAGCCGACGAAAGTGACCGGACGTTCGTTGCGTTCTCCCCCGAGATCGCCGTGGTGACCAATGCGGGGGCTGATCACCTCGACTTCTACGGGACGAAAGAGGCGTACGCGGCGGCCTTCGACGAGTTCGCGGCGGCGGCGAAGTTGGCGGTTAAGAGCGTGATGAATACCCGTCAACTCAGTGGTGGCGTTGGCCTCGTCCTGCAACTCGGTAGCTCCGAAACGGTAAACGTCGTAGCCACATCTAGTGGTTTAGTCGAACGTCAAGGGCGTATGCAGTGCGTGCGCGGTTCTGGAGATCGACGATGA
- a CDS encoding Lsr2 family protein translates to MGKIVTIEYVDDLEGTSIDAESVDTVDFSYRGQDYTLVLTKKNGAQFDKDVSRYITAAKKAQSRDARTARKTAKPAPRKARTPIPSTRRKTSPRKRAEAVISGPERTRAIRQWAADNGHTVSTRGRMSAAVLQAYDAAH, encoded by the coding sequence GTGGGCAAAATAGTGACAATCGAGTACGTCGACGACCTTGAAGGGACATCGATTGACGCAGAATCGGTTGACACCGTTGACTTTTCATATCGAGGGCAGGACTACACACTCGTCTTGACCAAGAAGAACGGCGCCCAGTTCGATAAGGACGTTTCTCGCTACATCACCGCCGCCAAGAAAGCCCAATCCCGCGACGCGCGGACGGCCCGCAAAACAGCCAAACCCGCACCGCGAAAAGCACGCACTCCGATACCGTCCACACGGCGCAAGACCTCTCCGAGAAAGCGCGCCGAGGCAGTCATCTCTGGCCCGGAGCGCACTCGCGCGATTCGCCAGTGGGCAGCAGACAACGGGCACACCGTTTCTACCCGCGGACGGATGTCGGCGGCAGTCCTCCAGGCCTACGACGCGGCACACTGA
- a CDS encoding HAD domain-containing protein, producing MAARALLFLDVDGTLLPSDGEVLDATLVDWQEWQSHRNPRLTRVDRAHGGRLLRLDCDLVWATAWMHDANAVIAPLLGLAPLPVADLPEAPLEDPVDALHWKTAALVAAAGGRRFVWLDDEISDIDRAWVGAHHDGAALLHRVDPTLGLTEADLTVVGDWLGSAE from the coding sequence GTGGCCGCGCGTGCGCTGTTGTTTCTGGACGTGGATGGCACCCTGCTGCCCAGCGATGGGGAGGTGCTCGATGCGACGCTTGTTGATTGGCAGGAATGGCAGAGCCACCGCAACCCGCGACTGACCCGTGTGGACCGCGCGCACGGTGGCCGTCTGTTGAGACTTGACTGCGATCTGGTCTGGGCTACGGCGTGGATGCACGACGCCAATGCGGTGATCGCCCCGCTGCTCGGGCTTGCGCCGTTACCAGTGGCTGATCTGCCCGAGGCGCCTCTGGAAGATCCCGTCGATGCCCTGCATTGGAAAACGGCGGCGCTGGTTGCGGCTGCCGGTGGGCGTCGCTTCGTCTGGCTCGACGACGAGATCTCCGACATCGATCGCGCGTGGGTCGGCGCACATCACGACGGGGCGGCGTTGCTTCATCGGGTCGATCCGACGTTGGGGTTGACTGAAGCTGACCTCACCGTGGTCGGTGACTGGCTGGGGTCCGCTGAATGA
- a CDS encoding histidine phosphatase family protein, with protein sequence MRTVHVVVHPEATHHVTGVVGGWHDSSLTDRGVRDALAIAAAVSADVPAGEQVVVATSDLRRAIQTADPVCAELGVTAIVDPRLREKSYGTADGRPQSWLNDRFVPPPADGDRMRHDEGIPGAESKAAFAGRIYAAVDDLLGHDASHLVVVTHGFALTFVVSAFMRLPIDVLGYVNFRSRPGGITVLRDDEHFHNRQLVQLSDLAHLQR encoded by the coding sequence ATGCGCACAGTGCACGTGGTTGTCCACCCCGAGGCCACTCATCACGTCACCGGTGTGGTGGGTGGGTGGCACGACTCGAGTCTCACCGACCGCGGTGTGCGGGATGCACTTGCGATCGCCGCTGCAGTATCGGCCGATGTTCCGGCGGGGGAGCAGGTCGTGGTGGCCACCTCCGATCTTCGGCGTGCGATCCAGACCGCGGACCCGGTCTGCGCCGAGCTGGGTGTGACCGCGATCGTCGATCCCCGACTGCGGGAGAAGTCTTACGGCACAGCTGATGGACGTCCACAGTCGTGGCTGAACGACCGGTTCGTGCCGCCCCCAGCCGATGGCGATCGGATGCGCCATGACGAAGGCATTCCCGGAGCGGAGTCAAAGGCCGCGTTTGCCGGCCGGATCTACGCAGCTGTTGATGATCTACTTGGCCACGATGCGTCACATTTGGTGGTGGTGACCCACGGTTTCGCGTTGACGTTCGTGGTGAGTGCCTTCATGCGGCTGCCGATCGATGTGCTCGGCTATGTGAATTTCCGCAGCCGTCCTGGGGGAATCACCGTGCTGCGCGACGACGAGCATTTTCACAACCGCCAGCTCGTCCAGTTGAGCGACCTCGCCCATCTGCAGCGCTGA
- a CDS encoding TetR/AcrR family transcriptional regulator codes for MAKRTLRADAFASITRILTAARTVFAADDGSGTLNRIAAEAGVGIATVYRHFPTREALAKAVYDDLFTTEVAPLISEFERSDAPREVLLDMAENLLTALGRQRGLVLSLGNMADVTAELFTRNLDTIAPAVIRAQHVGNLRPDLHATDIPNLLAMVISGLQGTNLDRHTRRRYLSLLLDGLNPTGAQQLP; via the coding sequence ATGGCGAAGCGCACACTTCGAGCCGACGCTTTCGCGAGCATCACACGAATCCTCACCGCGGCCCGCACCGTGTTCGCCGCCGATGACGGCTCAGGCACCCTCAACCGCATCGCCGCCGAGGCTGGTGTCGGCATCGCCACCGTCTACCGGCACTTCCCCACCCGTGAGGCACTCGCTAAGGCCGTCTACGACGACCTCTTCACCACCGAAGTGGCTCCTCTCATCAGCGAGTTCGAACGCAGTGACGCGCCCCGAGAAGTCCTGTTGGACATGGCCGAAAACCTCCTCACGGCGCTCGGCCGGCAACGCGGTCTGGTGCTGTCACTGGGCAACATGGCGGATGTGACCGCCGAACTATTCACCCGCAACCTCGACACCATCGCCCCAGCAGTCATCCGCGCCCAACACGTCGGCAACCTCCGACCCGACCTGCACGCCACCGACATCCCCAACCTCCTGGCCATGGTGATCAGCGGACTACAAGGCACCAACCTCGACCGCCACACCCGCCGCCGCTACCTCAGCCTCCTACTAGACGGACTCAACCCCACCGGCGCCCAACAACTCCCCTGA
- a CDS encoding MMPL family transporter — protein MSFLLYRVGGWCYRHRWVVLAGWLVLICGVAAVLVTSPPTLSNEIRIDGTPAQEVLDDLAVKVPESVGGQGIIALQSDGGRIDEGARLTALLSAVDGVYTSPHVLDARSALAGEIAKGPQSHLLQATAAVSNHGDTQQQPGSSAQPLVVDGQPVPGVSISADGRTALLQFAFDQQTFELPEGTVDHVIAATENAVAGHGIAALPSAAMFQIPDIIGVAEVIGVGVAAVVLTLTLGSLVAAGLPLASALAGVVVGVGGTLALSNLVAMHSLTVVLGLMIGLAVGIDYALFVVNRQRRFILDHQLDAHHAASRAIGTTGSAVVFAGATVIIALLALTVVGIPLLTTMALAAAATVAIAVLASLTLLPALLGCVGERTCTPTARQRAAATSAARGSAHRFADTWSRIIVKHRLLAIAASVGIAGLLAIPALNMNLGLPSGASYHPDTAQRQSFDVVAEAFGPGFNGPLVVVATHRDDAPLPPAATAAIAKDLHRIDGVAAVTVAGAAADGRTVLYSVIPETGPTSPETADIVTALRDDAATIAAHTSADIGVTGFTALGIDVSDKLADVLPVYLAVVVGLSLVILLVVFRSILIPLKATLGFLLSIGAAFGATTALFQWGWLQPLFGMHATTPVLCLLPIIATGVLYGLAMDYEVFLVSSMKEAHTHGEHGQRAVIRGFGMAGKVVAAAAIIMTSVFAGFIFNPEPMIAQVGFTLAFGILVDAFLVRMTLVPAVMAALGDKAWWLPAWLDRLLPDLDIDGNNLQRRLTDATTEYRHRRSDTDIADLGTSAPLGGGHAS, from the coding sequence GTGTCGTTTCTTCTGTATCGAGTGGGCGGTTGGTGTTACCGGCATCGGTGGGTCGTGCTGGCCGGGTGGCTGGTGCTGATCTGCGGTGTGGCCGCGGTTTTGGTGACCAGTCCACCCACCCTGAGTAACGAGATTCGGATCGACGGAACACCGGCGCAGGAGGTACTTGATGACCTCGCGGTGAAGGTGCCGGAGTCGGTGGGCGGCCAGGGCATCATCGCGCTGCAGTCCGACGGGGGCCGCATCGATGAAGGCGCCCGGTTGACGGCGCTGTTGTCGGCCGTCGATGGCGTGTACACCAGCCCGCATGTGCTGGATGCGCGGTCGGCGCTGGCAGGCGAGATCGCCAAGGGTCCGCAGAGTCATCTGTTGCAGGCCACCGCAGCAGTGTCGAATCACGGTGACACGCAACAGCAGCCAGGATCGAGTGCGCAGCCGTTGGTCGTGGATGGCCAACCGGTACCCGGAGTGAGCATCTCCGCCGACGGGCGGACCGCGCTACTGCAGTTCGCATTCGATCAGCAGACCTTCGAGCTACCGGAGGGAACCGTCGACCACGTCATCGCCGCCACCGAGAATGCGGTGGCTGGCCACGGTATCGCGGCGCTGCCCTCGGCAGCGATGTTCCAGATTCCCGACATTATCGGCGTCGCCGAGGTCATTGGGGTGGGCGTCGCTGCGGTGGTCCTGACCCTGACCCTCGGTTCGCTGGTGGCCGCCGGGCTGCCCCTGGCCAGCGCGCTGGCTGGAGTGGTCGTCGGTGTCGGCGGCACACTCGCATTGTCGAATCTGGTCGCGATGCATTCGCTGACAGTGGTCCTGGGACTGATGATCGGTCTGGCCGTCGGTATCGACTACGCCCTTTTCGTCGTGAACCGGCAGCGCCGCTTCATCCTCGATCATCAGCTCGACGCACACCACGCGGCCTCACGCGCGATCGGAACCACAGGCAGCGCAGTCGTTTTCGCCGGCGCGACGGTCATCATCGCGCTTTTGGCACTGACCGTCGTCGGCATCCCGTTGTTGACGACGATGGCACTAGCAGCCGCGGCCACCGTCGCGATCGCCGTCCTGGCCTCGCTGACACTGCTGCCCGCACTGCTCGGATGCGTCGGGGAACGGACCTGCACACCGACGGCACGCCAGCGAGCAGCGGCGACATCGGCTGCCCGCGGATCGGCGCATCGGTTCGCCGACACCTGGTCGCGCATCATCGTCAAGCACCGACTGCTGGCCATCGCCGCATCCGTGGGTATAGCGGGCCTACTCGCAATCCCGGCACTGAACATGAATCTGGGCCTGCCCTCGGGTGCGAGCTATCACCCCGACACTGCCCAACGGCAGAGCTTCGACGTGGTGGCCGAGGCGTTCGGCCCCGGATTTAACGGCCCACTGGTCGTAGTGGCCACCCATCGCGACGACGCACCGCTGCCCCCTGCCGCGACCGCGGCGATCGCCAAGGATCTGCACCGTATCGACGGGGTTGCCGCGGTGACCGTCGCCGGGGCCGCCGCGGACGGAAGAACGGTGCTGTACTCCGTCATTCCCGAGACCGGGCCCACCTCGCCCGAGACCGCCGATATCGTCACCGCGCTGCGCGACGATGCCGCGACGATCGCCGCGCATACCAGCGCCGACATCGGTGTCACCGGCTTCACCGCACTCGGAATCGATGTGTCCGACAAACTTGCCGACGTGCTGCCGGTGTATCTGGCCGTCGTGGTGGGACTGTCCCTGGTGATCCTGCTGGTGGTGTTCCGCTCGATCCTGATACCGCTGAAAGCCACCCTGGGATTCCTGCTCAGCATCGGTGCGGCCTTCGGCGCGACCACTGCACTGTTTCAATGGGGCTGGCTGCAGCCGCTGTTCGGGATGCATGCCACTACCCCGGTGCTATGCCTGCTGCCAATCATCGCCACCGGCGTGCTCTACGGCCTGGCCATGGACTACGAGGTGTTCCTCGTCTCGTCGATGAAAGAAGCCCACACCCACGGTGAGCACGGACAGCGCGCCGTGATACGCGGATTCGGCATGGCCGGCAAAGTGGTCGCCGCGGCCGCGATCATCATGACCAGCGTGTTTGCCGGGTTCATCTTCAATCCCGAACCCATGATCGCTCAGGTCGGCTTCACTCTGGCCTTTGGCATCCTGGTTGACGCCTTCTTGGTCCGCATGACACTCGTGCCCGCCGTCATGGCGGCCCTGGGTGATAAGGCCTGGTGGCTGCCTGCCTGGCTCGATCGTCTGCTACCCGACCTCGACATCGACGGCAACAACCTGCAACGCCGCCTCACCGACGCGACCACCGAATACCGACACCGCCGATCCGATACCGACATCGCCGATCTCGGTACGAGCGCGCCGCTGGGGGGAGGGCACGCTTCATGA
- a CDS encoding diguanylate cyclase codes for MSLAVRWSLYFRGSYQIMEWRAMCRQQRLQHYEWVSAFLRARGALRAVRFSVAAMAMAMAMAVIILIIEAGGPRTQPAQTMMWLAAGGGVASAVLWLWRWPSRTQSIVFVAVTTGSISLACLAYPDPLAALLGCVAFTAIAGYAAFFHSTRVVLGVFLVITAVALTPTVQLASQGRIALSTVDLFLVLQANIAVAVAIHTLLRTVKRDLAVADLDPLTGLLNRRAFRRQLSAQVSQASPGTYLCIALLDIDNFKLLNDTHGHAAGDHALVTVADALRATVSPTAIVARSGGEEFLVADLLSSSGDIIHYEHLCTTIEKLPVPATVSVGTSWMKLDRLTHQDLGEATNSLIAAADMAMYRAKRNGGNQCHHHDTLP; via the coding sequence GTGTCATTAGCGGTTCGCTGGAGCCTTTACTTTCGGGGCAGTTATCAGATCATGGAGTGGCGAGCGATGTGCCGGCAGCAAAGGCTTCAGCACTACGAGTGGGTCAGTGCCTTCCTCCGAGCGCGTGGTGCGCTGCGCGCGGTGCGCTTTTCCGTCGCGGCGATGGCGATGGCGATGGCGATGGCGGTGATCATTCTGATCATCGAGGCCGGCGGCCCGCGGACCCAGCCAGCGCAAACGATGATGTGGCTCGCCGCCGGTGGAGGTGTCGCGAGCGCGGTGCTATGGCTGTGGCGCTGGCCGTCGCGTACCCAATCGATCGTGTTCGTTGCAGTGACCACCGGATCGATCTCACTGGCGTGCTTGGCCTACCCAGATCCATTGGCTGCGCTGCTGGGATGTGTTGCCTTCACCGCCATCGCCGGCTACGCGGCGTTCTTTCATTCCACCAGAGTGGTCCTCGGCGTTTTTCTTGTTATCACCGCAGTGGCGCTTACCCCGACTGTGCAACTGGCCAGCCAAGGCCGCATTGCGCTGTCAACGGTCGATCTATTCTTGGTACTGCAAGCAAACATCGCCGTAGCGGTCGCTATTCATACCTTGCTGCGGACGGTGAAAAGAGACCTGGCTGTCGCCGATCTCGACCCGCTGACCGGACTGCTGAATCGTCGCGCATTCCGCAGACAACTATCAGCTCAAGTCTCACAGGCCAGCCCGGGGACATACCTATGCATAGCCCTCCTCGACATCGACAACTTCAAGCTGCTCAACGACACGCACGGACATGCCGCCGGCGACCACGCGCTCGTCACCGTCGCTGACGCACTACGAGCCACCGTTTCCCCGACAGCGATCGTCGCGCGCAGCGGCGGCGAAGAATTCCTCGTCGCTGATCTCTTGTCATCATCGGGCGACATCATCCATTACGAGCACCTCTGCACCACGATTGAGAAACTGCCGGTACCCGCGACCGTCAGCGTAGGTACCTCGTGGATGAAGCTGGACCGGCTAACTCACCAGGACCTCGGCGAAGCCACGAATAGCCTGATCGCCGCCGCCGACATGGCCATGTACCGCGCGAAAAGAAACGGCGGAAACCAATGCCACCATCATGACACCTTGCCCTGA
- a CDS encoding trimeric intracellular cation channel family protein, whose product MVLEILQWVGLVAFAASGALVGVSKRLDLFGVCAVAAFTGVGGGVLRDVLLGITPPTSLSSWPVFGAVLGTALAVFALPPLFGRLRREVLILDALGMGLFASTGTAVALAHGALPLAACLVGATTAIGGGVLRDILVNEIPLLLHADLYAVPALVGSAMVATAHAASMSGGVALIVGTVAATGLRLLALWRGWSLPKPRQT is encoded by the coding sequence GTGGTCCTCGAGATCCTGCAGTGGGTGGGCCTGGTCGCCTTTGCGGCCTCGGGCGCGCTGGTGGGTGTGTCCAAGCGACTCGACCTCTTCGGGGTCTGCGCCGTCGCAGCCTTCACGGGCGTCGGCGGCGGTGTGCTGCGCGATGTCCTGCTTGGCATCACCCCACCGACCTCGCTGAGCAGCTGGCCGGTCTTCGGCGCCGTCCTCGGCACAGCTCTCGCCGTCTTCGCACTCCCGCCGCTGTTCGGCCGCTTACGCCGCGAGGTCCTCATCCTCGATGCACTGGGGATGGGTCTGTTCGCGAGCACCGGGACCGCCGTCGCCCTCGCACACGGAGCACTTCCCCTGGCGGCGTGCCTGGTTGGAGCTACCACCGCCATCGGCGGAGGGGTGTTGCGCGACATTCTCGTCAATGAGATCCCACTGCTGCTCCACGCCGATCTGTATGCCGTGCCGGCCCTGGTGGGATCGGCCATGGTCGCCACCGCGCATGCGGCGTCGATGAGCGGAGGCGTGGCGCTCATCGTCGGAACCGTGGCCGCGACCGGACTGCGGCTTCTCGCACTGTGGCGCGGGTGGAGCCTTCCGAAACCACGGCAAACGTAG
- a CDS encoding LacI family DNA-binding transcriptional regulator has translation MKQLAELAGLDVSTVSRALRGDNKRVAAATIARVQQLAEQTGFVADPNGANLRSGRTHLLGVVVSRLTDIVMGMVVTAIDEAARSRGYLSTVVATHDNTDTRTTAISTLLGRRVDGLILCDSQIGNEIPHQLANHAMPFVFAMRGCDDELSFAADDVYGGHLVAAHFLENGHRDIAVIPGPPQARTAVDRVQGFTTTVRAESGARLGIAPHGGFQVEDGFDAVTALLADRAAPPTAIFCTNDHTAIGASRALVNAGLKIGRDTAVAGYNDLPQSAYLETPLTSVRTDITRMGHAAAEQLIELIEKRTATSLIIKPKLIVRDSTSTPRR, from the coding sequence ATGAAACAGCTCGCCGAACTCGCCGGCCTCGACGTCTCCACCGTGTCGCGGGCGCTTCGGGGTGACAACAAACGAGTCGCCGCGGCCACCATCGCCCGCGTTCAGCAGCTCGCCGAGCAGACCGGCTTCGTCGCCGACCCCAACGGTGCGAACCTGCGCAGCGGCCGCACCCACCTGCTCGGTGTCGTGGTCTCCCGGCTCACCGACATCGTGATGGGCATGGTCGTCACGGCGATCGACGAGGCCGCCCGCAGCCGCGGCTACCTCTCCACCGTCGTCGCCACCCACGACAACACCGACACCCGCACGACGGCGATATCGACCCTGCTCGGGCGTCGAGTCGATGGGCTCATCCTCTGCGATTCCCAGATCGGCAACGAGATCCCGCACCAACTCGCCAACCACGCGATGCCGTTCGTGTTCGCCATGCGCGGCTGCGACGATGAGCTGTCCTTCGCCGCCGATGACGTGTACGGCGGCCATCTGGTCGCTGCGCACTTCCTGGAGAACGGCCACCGCGACATCGCCGTCATCCCCGGACCTCCGCAAGCCCGCACCGCCGTCGACCGCGTCCAGGGATTCACCACCACGGTCAGGGCCGAATCGGGCGCCCGGCTGGGGATCGCACCACACGGCGGCTTCCAGGTGGAGGACGGATTCGACGCCGTCACAGCACTACTCGCCGACCGCGCCGCACCGCCGACCGCCATCTTCTGCACGAACGACCACACGGCGATCGGCGCCTCACGGGCACTCGTCAACGCCGGACTCAAGATCGGCCGTGACACCGCCGTCGCCGGCTACAACGACCTGCCCCAGTCGGCCTACCTCGAGACACCGCTGACAAGCGTCCGGACCGACATCACCCGCATGGGCCACGCCGCGGCAGAACAACTCATCGAACTCATCGAGAAGCGCACCGCGACCTCCCTCATCATCAAGCCCAAGCTGATCGTCCGCGATTCCACCAGCACTCCGCGTCGATGA
- a CDS encoding M20 family metallo-hydrolase: MTVHAPATLVEPTRIDEDLAQLASLIDDTTPGYTRQALTDIDIAGRQWVLRRFRDAGLDSTIDAAGNVIGMLPGTNPAAGTLMTGSHTDTVEGGGRFDGNVGVVAALEAVRTLRETGTTLTHDLMVVDFFAEEPNRFGLSCLGSRALMGHLSAADLNRRDEHGTRLGDALPGAGLNAADMLSAAVETGTIRAFLELHIEQGPYLEAHGSQIGLVTSITGITRFRGLFSGRRDHAGTTPMSHRRDAGCAAAGTVLAIEAIASSHPDGRGTTGAVTFSPTAVNVITETATLTGEFRSPDLDWLADAASQLDVAAQAQASQRGVELQLDWVPSESPALMDTSLLDICAGATDDLGLHQSRLYSGAEHDAAIIAKHIPTAMIFIPSQDGRSHCPEEFTHAAEIVDGATVLLNALIRIDKAATAGRAR; the protein is encoded by the coding sequence GTGACCGTTCACGCTCCAGCCACCCTCGTCGAGCCGACCCGGATCGACGAGGACTTGGCTCAACTGGCCTCGTTGATCGATGACACGACGCCCGGCTACACCCGCCAGGCGCTGACCGACATCGACATCGCCGGCCGTCAATGGGTACTGCGCCGCTTCCGGGACGCCGGTCTCGATTCGACGATCGATGCCGCGGGCAACGTCATCGGCATGCTGCCCGGCACCAACCCGGCCGCCGGCACGCTGATGACCGGTTCTCACACCGACACCGTCGAGGGCGGTGGACGCTTCGACGGCAACGTCGGCGTCGTGGCCGCACTCGAAGCCGTGCGCACGCTGCGCGAGACAGGCACGACGCTCACGCACGACCTGATGGTGGTCGACTTCTTCGCTGAGGAGCCCAACCGGTTCGGACTCAGCTGTCTGGGTTCTCGCGCACTCATGGGGCACCTGAGCGCGGCAGACCTGAACCGCCGCGACGAGCACGGCACCCGACTGGGCGACGCACTGCCAGGCGCCGGCCTCAACGCCGCCGACATGCTCAGTGCCGCTGTGGAAACCGGCACCATCCGGGCCTTCCTCGAACTGCACATCGAGCAGGGCCCCTATCTGGAGGCCCACGGCAGCCAGATCGGTCTCGTCACCTCCATCACCGGCATCACCCGATTTCGCGGTCTGTTCAGTGGACGGCGCGATCACGCAGGCACGACACCAATGAGCCATCGCCGTGACGCGGGCTGCGCCGCAGCCGGAACCGTGCTGGCCATTGAGGCGATCGCGTCGTCGCACCCCGACGGACGGGGCACCACAGGCGCGGTCACCTTCTCACCCACCGCCGTCAACGTCATCACCGAGACCGCCACCCTCACGGGCGAATTCCGCAGCCCAGACCTGGACTGGCTCGCCGACGCCGCCTCCCAGCTCGACGTCGCCGCGCAGGCCCAGGCGAGCCAACGCGGTGTGGAACTACAGCTCGACTGGGTCCCCAGCGAGAGCCCGGCGCTCATGGACACCTCGCTGTTGGACATCTGCGCGGGCGCCACCGACGACCTCGGCCTGCATCAGTCCCGCCTCTACAGCGGAGCCGAACACGATGCGGCCATCATCGCCAAACACATCCCCACCGCCATGATCTTCATCCCCTCCCAAGACGGTCGCAGCCATTGCCCCGAGGAGTTCACCCACGCAGCGGAGATCGTCGACGGAGCCACCGTGCTCCTCAACGCTCTGATACGCATCGACAAGGCCGCCACCGCGGGACGGGCACGTTAG
- a CDS encoding aldehyde dehydrogenase, whose amino-acid sequence MTASTAAPTDLVTDSWIDREWRSGDRVFDTINPSTAHPLAAVSAASIGDVDIAVSAAQRAYGRYARETAHTRAGWARSAAAAIRSNAERLATVLSSEHGKPITEARGEIAFAAAGFDSAADAVLSASGDVPHVQDPHKRVFVRRTGIGVWAVITPWNFPVNIPVEYIGPGLVSGNAVVWKPAPTTAAVAAELRKVLLEADFPQELLQLILTDEVATANHLVTHPGVVAVGFTGGSTTGHAIAKAAWDKRLLLELGGNSPIVVLPDADLERTAEAIGASAFFNAGQVCSAAGKILTTAGFADDLAAALTEQANRRVSGSPLDDSTTLGPVHLAASIDRFDTLIENAVTNGATVLTGGAAITGDGYYYPATVLTNVTKDSRIFTEETFGPVASISVLGDEDQLLAAANSGDFGLVGAVFTTNVSKAFAMAEQIDCGLVVVNDTTNYWEYSVPFGGAAGRLSGRGRLGSRYALDEFTQVKAIAVDIR is encoded by the coding sequence ATGACCGCCAGTACCGCCGCCCCGACCGACCTGGTGACCGACTCGTGGATCGACCGCGAGTGGAGATCGGGTGACCGAGTCTTCGACACGATCAACCCCTCGACGGCCCATCCGCTTGCCGCAGTGAGCGCGGCGAGCATCGGCGACGTCGACATCGCCGTCAGCGCCGCGCAGCGGGCATACGGCAGGTACGCCCGCGAGACTGCCCACACCCGGGCGGGATGGGCCCGCTCAGCGGCCGCGGCCATCCGGTCGAACGCCGAGCGTCTGGCCACGGTCCTGTCCAGTGAACACGGTAAGCCGATCACCGAGGCACGCGGCGAGATCGCCTTCGCCGCCGCCGGTTTCGACAGCGCCGCCGACGCGGTGCTGTCCGCCTCCGGTGACGTGCCTCATGTTCAGGATCCACACAAGCGGGTGTTCGTGCGCCGCACCGGGATCGGTGTCTGGGCCGTCATCACTCCGTGGAACTTCCCGGTCAACATCCCGGTCGAGTACATCGGCCCCGGTTTGGTCAGCGGCAACGCGGTCGTGTGGAAGCCGGCGCCCACCACCGCCGCGGTTGCCGCCGAACTGCGTAAAGTGCTGCTGGAGGCGGACTTTCCGCAGGAACTGTTGCAGTTGATTCTGACCGATGAGGTGGCGACCGCCAACCACCTGGTCACGCACCCAGGAGTCGTCGCCGTCGGTTTCACCGGCGGAAGCACCACCGGACATGCGATCGCCAAGGCCGCATGGGACAAGCGCCTGCTGCTCGAGTTGGGCGGTAACTCCCCCATCGTCGTGCTACCCGACGCCGACCTGGAGCGCACCGCCGAGGCAATCGGCGCGTCCGCGTTCTTCAACGCCGGGCAGGTCTGCAGCGCCGCAGGCAAGATTCTGACCACCGCCGGATTCGCAGACGATCTCGCCGCGGCACTGACTGAACAGGCCAACCGCAGGGTCAGCGGATCACCGCTCGACGACTCGACCACCCTGGGACCGGTCCATCTGGCAGCCAGCATCGACCGATTCGACACCCTCATCGAGAACGCCGTCACCAACGGAGCCACGGTGCTCACCGGCGGGGCGGCGATCACCGGTGACGGTTACTACTACCCCGCCACGGTCCTGACCAATGTCACCAAAGACTCCCGGATCTTCACCGAGGAGACGTTCGGGCCCGTCGCCTCGATCTCCGTCCTCGGCGACGAGGATCAGCTTCTCGCCGCCGCGAACTCCGGGGACTTCGGCCTGGTCGGGGCCGTGTTCACCACCAACGTCTCCAAGGCGTTCGCGATGGCCGAGCAGATCGACTGCGGTCTGGTCGTCGTCAACGACACCACCAACTACTGGGAGTACAGCGTCCCGTTCGGTGGCGCGGCAGGTCGGCTGTCGGGCCGCGGCCGTCTCGGCAGCCGATACGCCCTCGACGAGTTCACCCAGGTGAAGGCCATCGCGGTGGATATCCGGTGA